A genomic region of Zea mays cultivar B73 chromosome 6, Zm-B73-REFERENCE-NAM-5.0, whole genome shotgun sequence contains the following coding sequences:
- the LOC103629498 gene encoding acyl transferase 7 — protein MALIESLHVFKPDPARDGASPSETIERALARALVDYYPLAGRLAVSEGARGLHVDCSAEGVWFIEADVWCRLEDVDYLEYPLQIPNDDLLPHPLPRPTHEEESKLILLVQVTTFECGGFVVGFRFSHAVADGLGAAKFMGAVGELARGADRVSVAPTSLL, from the exons ATGGCGCTCATCGAGTCGCTGCACGTCTTCAAGCCCGACCCGGCGCGTGACGGGGCGAGCCCCTCGGAGACCATCGAGCGGGCCCTCGCGCGGGCGTTGGTCGACTACTACCCGCTGGCCGGCCGCCTCGCCGTTTCCGAGGGCGCCAGAGGCCTCCACGTCGACTGCAGCGCCGAGGGCGTCTGGTTTATCGAGGCCGATGTGTGGTGCCGCCTGGAGGACGTCGACTACCTCGAGTACCCGCTCCAGATCCCCAATGACGACCTGCTGCCGCACCCGCTGCCGAGGCCTACCCACGAGGAGGAGAGCAAGCTGATCCTACTCGTCCAG GTGACAACGTTCGAGTGCGGCGGCTTCGTGGTGGGCTTCCGGTTCAGCCACGCGGTGGCGGACGGGCTCGGCGCGGCCAAGTTCATGGGCGCGGTGGGGGAGCTGGCGCGCGGGGCGGACCGAGTCTCCGTGGCGCCCACCTCCCTGCTTTGA